The Streptomyces sp. NBC_01255 genome window below encodes:
- a CDS encoding APC family permease yields MPSSTPDEPPGLRTGTLSTADISFFVVSAAAPLTVMAGVAPIAILLGGIGAPVGYLLAGLTLTVFAVGFTTMSRHVRSAGAFYAYITRGLGRPIGIAAALVAMLGYNGMEIGVYGLLGSATSDTAAALGHDVPWLPVSLAGLLLIWYGGYRSIDFGAKLLGVLLVAETGILVLLAGGVLVDGGANGLSLGGLAPEHVLTGGTAAVLACAFAAFTGFESTVIYRREAKDPERTIPRATYLAVAFLGLFYAFVVWTVIQAFGEDKVVQAAADDPGGLFFAAITTYVGAWAADLMHILIVTSVLASLLAFHNAINRYTLSLSDEGVLPKTLGRIHPRHRSPYVAGAAQTVLGAVVVLAFALAGADPYQQLLLWVNTPGMLGLMVLQLLAALAVPFFFRKIDHREGVLRTVVAPVTAFVLLAGAIGLVAANIELFTAASTTVNTVLVSLVPAVFLLGLLLAYRLRRTRPEVYARFAAEPAPTEGEDPSCPHPTSSSSTPASATPSSPAPPPSPSMAE; encoded by the coding sequence ATGCCCTCCTCCACGCCCGACGAGCCCCCGGGTCTGAGAACCGGCACGCTCTCCACCGCCGACATCTCCTTCTTCGTGGTCTCCGCCGCCGCCCCGCTCACCGTCATGGCCGGCGTCGCCCCCATCGCCATCCTGCTCGGCGGCATCGGCGCCCCCGTCGGCTACCTCCTCGCCGGGCTCACCCTCACCGTCTTCGCCGTCGGCTTCACCACCATGAGCCGCCACGTCCGCAGCGCCGGCGCCTTCTACGCGTACATCACCCGCGGCCTCGGCCGGCCGATCGGCATCGCCGCCGCCCTCGTCGCCATGCTCGGCTACAACGGCATGGAGATCGGTGTGTACGGGCTCCTCGGCTCCGCCACCTCGGACACCGCCGCCGCCCTCGGCCACGACGTCCCCTGGCTGCCCGTCTCCCTCGCCGGCCTCCTGCTGATCTGGTACGGCGGCTACCGCTCGATCGACTTCGGCGCCAAACTCCTCGGCGTCCTCCTCGTCGCCGAGACCGGCATCCTCGTCCTCCTCGCCGGCGGCGTCCTCGTCGACGGCGGCGCGAACGGCCTCTCCCTCGGCGGCCTCGCTCCCGAACACGTCCTCACCGGCGGCACCGCCGCCGTCCTGGCCTGCGCGTTCGCCGCCTTCACCGGCTTCGAGTCCACCGTCATCTACCGGCGCGAGGCCAAGGACCCCGAGCGCACCATCCCCCGCGCCACCTACCTCGCGGTCGCCTTCCTCGGCCTCTTCTACGCCTTCGTCGTCTGGACCGTCATCCAGGCCTTCGGCGAGGACAAGGTCGTCCAGGCCGCAGCCGACGACCCCGGCGGCCTCTTCTTCGCCGCCATCACCACCTACGTCGGAGCGTGGGCCGCCGACCTGATGCACATCCTCATCGTCACCAGCGTCCTCGCGTCCCTCCTCGCCTTCCACAACGCCATCAACCGCTACACCCTCTCCCTCTCCGATGAGGGCGTGCTGCCGAAGACCCTCGGCCGGATCCACCCCCGCCACCGCTCCCCGTACGTCGCGGGGGCCGCGCAGACCGTGCTCGGCGCCGTCGTCGTCCTCGCCTTCGCGCTCGCGGGCGCCGACCCGTACCAGCAGCTCCTGCTCTGGGTGAACACCCCCGGCATGCTCGGCCTGATGGTCCTCCAGCTGCTCGCCGCCCTTGCCGTGCCCTTCTTCTTCCGGAAGATCGACCACCGCGAGGGCGTCCTCCGCACCGTCGTCGCGCCCGTCACCGCGTTCGTCCTGCTGGCCGGCGCGATCGGCCTGGTCGCCGCGAACATCGAGCTCTTCACCGCGGCCTCGACGACCGTGAACACCGTGCTGGTCTCGCTCGTCCCCGCCGTCTTCCTCCTCGGGCTCCTCCTCGCGTACCGGCTCCGCCGCACGCGCCCCGAGGTCTACGCCCGCTTCGCCGCCGAACCCGCACCCACCGAAGGAGAAGACCCCTCGTGTCCGCACCCGACCTCGTCCTCGTCAACGCCCGCGTCCGCGACCCCGAGCTCACCGGCGCCACCGCCGTCGCCGTCCATGGCGGAGTGA
- a CDS encoding glycoside hydrolase family 13 protein — protein MTQHLATPADAPTTGTHTGWWRDAVIYQVYPRSFADGNGDGMGDLEGVRKRLPYLKDLGVDAVWLSPFYASPQADAGYDVADYRAIDPMFGSLLDADAVIREAHDLGLRIIVDLVPNHSSDQHEWFQRALREGPGSPLRERYHFRPGKGENGELPPNDWESIFGGPAWTRTEEADGTPGEWYLHLFAPEQPDFNWEHPAVRDEFRSILRFWLDMGVDGFRVDVAHGLVKAPGLPDIGAHDQLKLLGNDVMPFFDQDGVHEIYRSWRKVLSEYDGERVLVAEAWTPTVDRTANYVRPDEMHQAFNFQYLGTHWDATELRSVIDESLAAMRPVGAPTTWVLSNHDVTRHATRFANPAGLGTQLREAGDRELGLRRARAATLLMLALPGSAYVYQGEELGLPDVTDLPDEVRQDPSFWRASGQDGFRDGCRVPIPWSVEGSSYGFGDGGSWLPQPATWGALSVEAQTGDPGSTLELYRSALAVRRERPELGAGEALEWLEAPEGVLAFRRDGFVCTANTTGRAISVPLPGRFLLSNEEIRVVDDEIELPADTTVWWAV, from the coding sequence ATGACCCAGCATCTCGCCACCCCGGCCGACGCCCCCACCACCGGCACGCACACGGGCTGGTGGAGAGACGCGGTGATCTACCAGGTCTACCCGCGCAGCTTCGCCGACGGCAACGGCGACGGCATGGGCGACCTGGAGGGTGTCCGCAAGCGGCTGCCGTACCTCAAGGACCTCGGCGTCGACGCCGTCTGGCTCTCCCCGTTCTACGCGTCGCCGCAGGCCGACGCCGGTTACGACGTCGCCGACTACCGGGCCATCGACCCGATGTTCGGCTCGCTCCTCGACGCCGACGCCGTGATCCGCGAGGCCCACGACCTGGGCCTCCGGATCATCGTCGACCTCGTCCCCAACCACTCCTCCGACCAGCACGAGTGGTTCCAGCGGGCGCTGCGCGAGGGCCCCGGATCGCCGCTGCGCGAGCGCTACCACTTCCGCCCCGGCAAGGGCGAGAACGGCGAACTGCCGCCGAACGACTGGGAGTCCATCTTCGGCGGCCCCGCCTGGACCCGGACCGAGGAAGCGGACGGCACCCCCGGGGAGTGGTACCTCCACCTCTTCGCGCCGGAGCAGCCCGACTTCAACTGGGAACACCCGGCCGTACGCGACGAGTTCCGCTCCATCCTGCGCTTCTGGCTCGACATGGGCGTCGACGGCTTCCGCGTCGACGTCGCCCACGGCCTCGTGAAGGCCCCGGGCCTGCCCGACATCGGCGCCCACGACCAGCTGAAGCTGCTCGGCAACGACGTCATGCCCTTCTTCGACCAGGACGGCGTCCACGAGATCTACCGCTCCTGGCGCAAGGTGCTGAGCGAGTACGACGGGGAGCGCGTCCTCGTCGCCGAGGCCTGGACCCCGACCGTCGACCGCACCGCGAACTACGTGCGCCCCGACGAGATGCACCAGGCCTTCAACTTCCAGTACCTGGGCACCCACTGGGACGCGACCGAGCTGCGCTCGGTCATTGACGAGTCGCTCGCCGCGATGCGCCCGGTCGGCGCCCCCACCACCTGGGTGCTCTCCAACCACGACGTCACCCGGCACGCCACCCGCTTCGCCAACCCGGCGGGCCTCGGCACCCAGCTGCGCGAGGCCGGCGACCGCGAGCTCGGCCTGCGCCGGGCCCGGGCCGCGACCCTGCTGATGCTGGCCCTGCCCGGCTCGGCCTACGTCTACCAGGGCGAGGAGCTCGGCCTCCCGGACGTCACCGACCTGCCCGACGAGGTCCGTCAGGACCCGTCCTTCTGGCGGGCCAGCGGCCAGGACGGCTTCCGCGACGGCTGCCGGGTGCCGATCCCGTGGTCCGTCGAGGGCTCCTCGTACGGCTTCGGCGACGGCGGCTCCTGGCTGCCGCAGCCCGCGACCTGGGGTGCGCTGAGCGTCGAGGCGCAGACCGGCGACCCCGGCTCCACCCTGGAGCTGTACCGCAGCGCGCTCGCCGTGCGCCGCGAGCGTCCCGAACTCGGTGCGGGCGAGGCCCTGGAGTGGCTGGAGGCGCCCGAGGGCGTCCTGGCCTTCCGGCGCGACGGCTTCGTCTGCACCGCCAACACCACCGGCCGGGCCATTTCCGTCCCGCTGCCCGGCCGGTTCCTCCTTTCCAACGAGGAGATCAGGGTCGTCGACGACGAGATCGAACTCCCCGCCGACACCACCGTCTGGTGGGCGGTGTGA
- a CDS encoding extracellular solute-binding protein, with the protein MRRGIAATALVAALGVTLAACGSGSGSNGGGSKGSGELSGTVTWWDTSTVGSEDKVFKKVAEDFKKKHPKVTVKYVNVPFGEAQNKFKNAAQSGSGAPDVIRSEVAWTPEFADLGYLAPLDETAALKNADDFLEQAAASTKYNGKTYAVPQVIDSMGIFYNKKIFKDAGVEVPKTIDELKTVSAKIKQKTGKTGLYLRGDDPYWFLSFLYGEGGNLVDAEKKTITIGDEPGVKALKVVKDLVDSKAAITDATNGWDNMQAAFKDGKVAMMINGPWAVADTHAGKEFTDKANLGIAPVPAGSAGQGAPQGGHNLAVYAGSKNLDASYAFAEYMTSAETQATVAKELSLLPTRQSVYIKSDVATNEMITFFKPVVEKAVQRPWIPEGGSLFEPVKVEYTKVLTGQTAPDAGAKAIADAYRKLLKDWK; encoded by the coding sequence ATGCGGCGTGGCATAGCGGCCACCGCGCTGGTCGCGGCCCTGGGCGTGACCCTGGCGGCGTGCGGTAGTGGGAGCGGTTCGAACGGCGGCGGCTCGAAGGGCTCCGGCGAGCTCTCCGGCACCGTGACCTGGTGGGACACGTCCACGGTCGGCTCCGAGGACAAGGTCTTCAAGAAGGTCGCCGAGGACTTCAAGAAGAAGCACCCCAAGGTCACCGTCAAGTATGTGAACGTGCCCTTCGGTGAGGCGCAGAACAAGTTCAAGAACGCGGCCCAGTCCGGCTCCGGCGCGCCCGACGTCATCCGCTCCGAGGTCGCCTGGACCCCCGAGTTCGCGGACCTCGGCTACCTGGCCCCGCTGGACGAGACCGCGGCCCTCAAGAACGCGGACGACTTCCTGGAGCAGGCCGCGGCCTCCACCAAGTACAACGGCAAGACCTACGCCGTGCCGCAGGTCATCGACTCCATGGGCATCTTCTACAACAAGAAGATCTTCAAGGACGCCGGCGTCGAGGTCCCCAAGACGATCGACGAGCTCAAGACCGTCTCCGCCAAGATCAAGCAGAAGACCGGCAAGACCGGCCTGTACCTGCGTGGCGACGACCCGTACTGGTTCCTCTCCTTCCTGTACGGCGAGGGCGGCAACCTGGTCGACGCCGAGAAGAAGACGATCACGATCGGCGACGAGCCCGGCGTGAAGGCGCTCAAGGTCGTCAAGGACCTGGTCGACTCGAAGGCCGCGATCACCGACGCGACCAACGGCTGGGACAACATGCAGGCCGCCTTCAAGGACGGCAAGGTCGCCATGATGATCAACGGCCCGTGGGCCGTCGCCGACACGCACGCCGGCAAGGAGTTCACCGACAAGGCCAACCTCGGCATCGCCCCGGTCCCGGCCGGTTCGGCCGGCCAGGGCGCCCCGCAGGGTGGCCACAACCTCGCCGTCTACGCGGGCTCCAAGAACCTCGACGCCTCCTACGCCTTCGCCGAGTACATGACCTCGGCCGAGACGCAGGCGACGGTCGCGAAGGAGCTCAGCCTCCTCCCGACCCGCCAGTCCGTCTACATCAAGTCGGACGTGGCGACCAACGAGATGATCACCTTCTTCAAGCCGGTCGTCGAGAAGGCCGTCCAGCGCCCGTGGATCCCGGAGGGCGGCAGCCTCTTCGAGCCGGTCAAGGTCGAGTACACCAAGGTGCTCACCGGCCAGACCGCCCCGGACGCCGGTGCCAAGGCGATCGCCGACGCCTACCGCAAGCTCCTGAAGGACTGGAAGTAA
- a CDS encoding sugar ABC transporter permease, which yields MTTTTPTRRATHRATPQPPANAPLRGSRSPIASVGLHLTLIITSVIAVFPVLWVLLTSLKPAKYATTTDFVKETTLENYTNLLRDTPFLTWFWNSLLVAGLTTVVGVFISATTGYAVSRFRFPGKRGLMWTLLITQMFPVAVLIVPIYNIMSSMGLLNQPVGLVITYLTIAVPFCAWMMKGFFDTIPREIDESGYVDGLTPFGTFWRLILPLAKPGIAVTAFYSFITAWGEVAYASAFMVGDENLTLAGGLQKFVNQYGAQWGPMAAASVLIAVPAALVFLFAQRHLVTGMSAGAVKG from the coding sequence GTGACGACCACGACCCCCACCCGCCGTGCCACCCACCGCGCCACTCCCCAGCCTCCGGCCAACGCCCCGCTGCGCGGCAGCCGCTCGCCGATCGCCTCGGTCGGGCTGCACCTCACCCTGATCATCACCTCCGTGATCGCCGTCTTCCCGGTGCTCTGGGTCCTGCTGACCTCGCTCAAGCCGGCGAAGTACGCGACCACCACCGACTTCGTCAAAGAGACGACGCTCGAGAACTACACGAACCTCCTGAGGGACACCCCGTTCCTCACGTGGTTCTGGAACTCGCTGCTCGTCGCGGGTCTCACCACCGTCGTCGGCGTCTTCATCTCCGCCACCACGGGCTACGCCGTCAGCCGCTTCCGCTTCCCCGGCAAGCGCGGCCTGATGTGGACCCTGCTCATCACGCAGATGTTCCCGGTCGCCGTCCTCATCGTGCCGATCTACAACATCATGTCGTCGATGGGCCTGCTCAATCAGCCGGTCGGCCTGGTCATCACCTACCTGACGATCGCCGTCCCGTTCTGCGCCTGGATGATGAAGGGCTTCTTCGACACCATCCCGCGCGAGATAGACGAGTCCGGTTACGTCGACGGACTCACCCCGTTCGGCACCTTCTGGCGGCTCATCCTGCCGCTCGCCAAGCCGGGCATCGCGGTAACCGCGTTCTACTCCTTCATCACCGCCTGGGGCGAGGTCGCCTACGCCTCCGCGTTCATGGTCGGCGACGAGAACCTCACGCTCGCCGGCGGACTCCAGAAGTTCGTCAACCAGTACGGCGCCCAGTGGGGCCCGATGGCAGCGGCCTCCGTGCTCATCGCCGTCCCCGCCGCCCTGGTGTTCCTCTTCGCCCAGCGGCACCTGGTCACCGGCATGTCGGCCGGTGCCGTCAAGGGCTGA
- a CDS encoding LacI family DNA-binding transcriptional regulator, whose protein sequence is MTARLADIAAQAGVSEATVSRVLNGKPGVATATRESVLAALDVLGYERPVRLRQRSAGLVGLITPELDNPIFPALAQVIGQALTRQGYTPVLATQTPGGSTEDELTDMLVERGVAGIIFVSGLHADTTADMTRYDQLRGKGVPYVLLNGFSPKVQAPFVSPDDRAAMRLAVTHLAALGHTRIGLAVGPKRFVPVLRKIEGFRKGMEERLGLGPEESEELIQHSLYTLEGGQAAAGALISRGCTAVVCASDMMALGAIRAARQQGLDVPRDVSVVGFDDSPLIAFTDPPLTTIRQPVQAMGQAAVRALLEEVGGTPAPHSEFVFMPELVVRGSTASAPSPVSPSPVSPS, encoded by the coding sequence ATGACCGCGCGGCTTGCCGATATCGCAGCCCAGGCGGGGGTCAGTGAAGCCACAGTCAGCCGCGTGCTCAACGGCAAGCCCGGTGTGGCCACCGCCACCCGTGAATCCGTGCTTGCCGCACTCGACGTGCTCGGCTACGAGCGGCCCGTACGACTGCGTCAGCGCAGCGCCGGGCTCGTCGGTCTCATCACCCCCGAGCTGGACAACCCGATCTTCCCCGCGCTCGCGCAGGTCATCGGGCAGGCCCTGACCCGGCAGGGGTACACGCCGGTCCTGGCCACCCAGACCCCCGGCGGATCCACCGAGGACGAGCTCACCGACATGCTGGTGGAGCGGGGCGTCGCCGGCATCATCTTCGTCTCCGGGCTGCACGCCGACACCACCGCCGACATGACGCGGTACGACCAGCTGCGCGGCAAGGGCGTCCCGTACGTCCTCCTCAACGGCTTCTCCCCCAAGGTCCAGGCGCCCTTCGTGTCGCCCGACGACCGGGCGGCGATGCGGCTCGCGGTGACGCACCTGGCGGCTCTCGGCCACACCCGGATCGGGCTCGCCGTGGGTCCCAAGCGGTTCGTCCCGGTGCTGCGCAAGATCGAGGGCTTCCGGAAGGGCATGGAGGAGCGGCTCGGCCTCGGCCCCGAGGAGTCCGAGGAGCTGATCCAGCACTCCCTCTACACGCTGGAGGGCGGCCAGGCGGCAGCGGGCGCGCTGATCTCCCGGGGCTGCACCGCCGTCGTGTGCGCGAGCGACATGATGGCGCTCGGCGCGATCCGGGCGGCCCGGCAGCAGGGGCTCGACGTGCCGCGGGACGTCTCCGTCGTCGGCTTCGACGACTCCCCTCTCATAGCGTTCACGGATCCGCCGCTGACCACCATCCGCCAGCCCGTGCAGGCGATGGGGCAGGCCGCGGTCCGCGCGCTGCTCGAAGAGGTCGGGGGGACCCCGGCGCCGCACTCCGAGTTCGTCTTCATGCCTGAGCTGGTCGTTCGCGGGTCGACGGCGTCGGCTCCGTCTCCCGTGTCTCCCTCTCCCGTATCTCCTTCTTGA
- a CDS encoding carbohydrate ABC transporter permease: MAVDTPSQSVAKAAGDTVARGRSRGTGTPRRAAKRSLSTYWYAWALVAPVVVVIGVIIGYPLVRGIYLSFTDANERNVARSIGVNEIPATYEFVGLDNYTDAITGNQFLGTLGWTIVWTVSCVAITFGLGLALANILNRRIAGRSVYRMLLVLPWAVPGFVSVFAWRFLYDERRGMLNQILTGAGIDGIPWLNDPTWAKLSVILVNVWLGVPFMMVALLGGLQSIPGELYEAAEMDGANAWQRFRNITMPGLSSVSTTVILLSTIWTFNMFPVIFLLTRGGPGEATQILVTQAYKFSFEISPRDFAQSSTWGVLILVLLMLFAAVYRRVLRKQGEVW, from the coding sequence ATGGCTGTGGACACCCCCAGCCAGTCGGTGGCGAAGGCCGCGGGCGACACCGTCGCTCGCGGCCGGAGCCGCGGAACTGGTACGCCGCGCCGCGCGGCGAAGCGCTCCCTCTCCACGTACTGGTACGCCTGGGCGTTGGTCGCCCCGGTCGTGGTCGTGATCGGCGTGATCATCGGCTACCCGCTGGTCCGCGGCATCTATCTGTCGTTCACCGACGCGAACGAGCGGAACGTCGCACGGTCGATCGGCGTCAACGAGATCCCGGCCACCTACGAGTTCGTCGGCCTGGACAACTACACCGACGCGATCACCGGGAACCAGTTCCTCGGCACCCTCGGCTGGACGATCGTCTGGACCGTGTCCTGCGTGGCGATCACCTTCGGCCTCGGCCTGGCGCTCGCCAACATCCTCAACCGCAGGATCGCCGGCCGCTCCGTCTACCGGATGCTGCTGGTCCTGCCCTGGGCCGTCCCCGGCTTCGTCTCCGTCTTCGCCTGGCGCTTCCTGTACGACGAGCGCCGCGGCATGCTCAACCAGATCCTCACGGGCGCCGGCATCGACGGCATCCCCTGGCTCAACGACCCCACCTGGGCCAAGCTCTCGGTCATCCTCGTCAACGTCTGGCTCGGCGTCCCGTTCATGATGGTCGCCCTCCTCGGCGGGCTCCAGTCCATCCCCGGCGAGCTGTACGAGGCCGCCGAGATGGACGGCGCGAACGCCTGGCAGCGCTTCCGCAACATCACCATGCCCGGCCTGAGCTCGGTGTCGACGACGGTGATCCTGCTCTCCACCATCTGGACCTTCAACATGTTCCCGGTGATCTTCCTGCTCACCCGGGGCGGGCCCGGCGAGGCCACCCAGATCCTCGTCACCCAGGCCTACAAGTTCTCCTTCGAGATCAGCCCGCGCGACTTCGCCCAGTCGTCCACCTGGGGTGTCCTGATCCTGGTCCTCCTGATGCTCTTCGCCGCGGTCTACCGGCGAGTCCTCCGCAAGCAGGGAGAAGTCTGGTGA
- a CDS encoding phosphatase PAP2 family protein gives MGETTVKSLDDRTTPSSPIVVDGRWSRLRARVPRRPTIWFEIALIAISYWTYSLIRNAVPEQKAQALKNADWIWQAEESLGLAFEHAVNHAVNSVTWLIVSMNYYYATLHFVVTIGVLVWLYRWQPGRYAAFRTVLFATTGVALVGYYLYPLAPPRLMTSQNFIDTVLVHETWGSMASGNLKHVSNQYAAMPSMHIGWSLWCGLTIFLLAKAPWAKILGLLYPTVTLVVIVATANHFWLDAVGGMICLAFGFLVSYFWYGSRPHKLPKLVEPAAPVAQGGPRPSEGTKDTDHEAEGQDTDAERPVGSRR, from the coding sequence ATGGGTGAAACGACCGTGAAGAGTTTGGACGACCGGACGACCCCGTCGTCACCCATCGTGGTTGACGGCAGGTGGTCGCGCCTGCGTGCGCGCGTGCCGCGCCGACCCACGATCTGGTTCGAGATCGCGCTCATCGCGATCAGCTACTGGACGTACTCGCTCATCCGCAACGCGGTGCCGGAGCAGAAGGCCCAGGCGCTGAAGAACGCGGACTGGATCTGGCAGGCCGAGGAGTCCCTCGGCCTCGCCTTCGAGCACGCCGTCAACCACGCCGTGAACTCGGTGACCTGGCTGATCGTCTCGATGAACTACTACTACGCCACGCTGCACTTCGTCGTGACCATCGGTGTGCTCGTGTGGCTGTACCGATGGCAGCCGGGCCGTTACGCGGCGTTCCGTACCGTCCTGTTCGCCACCACCGGTGTGGCCCTGGTCGGTTACTACCTGTACCCGCTCGCGCCGCCGCGGCTCATGACCAGCCAGAACTTCATCGACACGGTGCTCGTGCACGAGACCTGGGGCTCGATGGCCTCGGGCAACCTCAAGCACGTGTCGAACCAGTACGCGGCGATGCCGTCGATGCACATCGGCTGGTCGCTCTGGTGCGGGCTGACGATCTTCCTCCTGGCCAAGGCGCCCTGGGCGAAGATCCTGGGCCTGCTCTACCCGACGGTCACGCTCGTCGTGATCGTCGCGACCGCCAACCACTTCTGGCTGGACGCGGTCGGCGGCATGATCTGCCTGGCCTTCGGCTTCCTCGTCTCGTACTTCTGGTACGGCTCCCGGCCGCACAAGCTGCCCAAGCTGGTGGAGCCGGCCGCTCCGGTCGCCCAGGGCGGTCCGCGTCCGTCGGAGGGTACGAAGGACACGGACCACGAGGCGGAGGGCCAGGACACGGACGCCGAGCGTCCGGTCGGCTCCCGCAGGTAA
- a CDS encoding TetR/AcrR family transcriptional regulator: protein MGRPRRPLLDRERITTTALEIVDEKGEFSVPQIAKRLGVQTASVYHHVDGRDGIVELLRARVATGIDAATLDLPHWDEAMAAWARSYRAAFAAHPRAIPLLMTSPVRAPKVLHQYEKAVGRLLDAGFALPDVMPVIIALENLVLGSALDLAAPETMWELADEAATPRLARALGAIPEGRADQAFELALTGYLAHVRTLLDAS from the coding sequence ATGGGCCGGCCGCGCAGACCCCTCCTCGACCGGGAGCGGATCACCACCACGGCACTCGAAATCGTCGACGAGAAAGGCGAGTTCAGCGTCCCGCAGATCGCGAAACGCCTCGGGGTGCAGACCGCGTCCGTCTACCACCACGTGGACGGCCGGGACGGGATCGTGGAGCTGCTCCGCGCGCGGGTGGCCACCGGGATCGACGCCGCGACGCTGGACCTGCCGCACTGGGACGAGGCCATGGCGGCCTGGGCCCGCTCCTACCGGGCCGCGTTCGCCGCCCACCCGCGCGCGATCCCGCTGCTCATGACGTCACCGGTGCGCGCGCCCAAGGTCCTGCACCAGTACGAGAAGGCTGTCGGCCGCCTGCTCGACGCCGGGTTCGCCCTGCCGGACGTCATGCCCGTGATCATCGCCCTGGAGAACCTGGTCCTCGGCTCGGCGCTCGACCTGGCCGCGCCCGAGACGATGTGGGAGCTCGCCGACGAGGCGGCCACACCACGGCTGGCCCGCGCGCTCGGGGCTATCCCGGAGGGCCGCGCCGACCAGGCCTTCGAGCTGGCGCTCACCGGGTACCTGGCGCACGTCCGGACACTGCTCGACGCCTCGTAG
- a CDS encoding amidohydrolase: protein MSAPDLVLVNARVRDPELTGATAVAVHGGVITALGDADDARSWAGPGTETVDLAGATLTPGLTDAHSHPVWGLEMYTGTDLSAVIDLEGLRAALRTAERRDGWVLGFGLDHNVFGGRPVHRDLIEDVLDGAPAHLRLYDGHSALVSATALKAAGIDGPRAFTQRSEIVVGADGRPTGHLIEHAAMDLMTPVLPSQPYAERRDRLVELLTGMAATGLTGAHVMDLGGHDVPGLLAALEEDGDLPLRLRLAPWCMPGATEEELDGFVRLQERAGRLWRIGGVKFFMDGTVEGGTAWLEHADCHGQGTDAFWPDPAAYSAAVRHLHRAGVGTATHAIGDAAVRHVLDTVEGLGAGGPRHRIEHIETVPDDQLGRFAALGVVASMQPPHTAYTRADHTDEWSKRLGEARSARAWRCRDLREAGAHLALGSDWPIAHHDARQVLATARAPRGAASARHGLTGLMALEGMTTHAAVAAGEETVAGRIAPGFRADLTAFAVDPVEAPADEVEKTAIRLTVTGGRIAYRQD from the coding sequence GTGTCCGCACCCGACCTCGTCCTCGTCAACGCCCGCGTCCGCGACCCCGAGCTCACCGGCGCCACCGCCGTCGCCGTCCATGGCGGAGTGATCACCGCTCTCGGCGACGCCGACGACGCCCGCTCCTGGGCAGGACCCGGCACCGAGACCGTCGACCTGGCCGGCGCCACCCTCACACCCGGCCTCACCGACGCCCACAGCCACCCCGTCTGGGGCCTGGAGATGTACACCGGCACCGACCTCTCGGCCGTCATCGACCTCGAAGGACTCCGCGCCGCCCTGCGGACCGCCGAGCGCCGCGACGGCTGGGTCCTCGGCTTCGGCCTCGACCACAACGTCTTCGGCGGCCGCCCCGTCCACCGCGACCTGATCGAGGACGTCCTCGACGGCGCCCCCGCCCACCTGCGCCTCTACGACGGACACTCCGCCCTCGTCAGCGCCACCGCCCTCAAGGCCGCCGGCATCGACGGACCCCGCGCCTTCACCCAGCGCTCCGAGATCGTCGTCGGCGCCGACGGCCGCCCCACCGGGCACCTCATCGAGCACGCCGCCATGGACCTGATGACCCCGGTCCTCCCCTCCCAGCCGTACGCCGAGCGCCGCGACCGGCTCGTCGAGCTGCTCACCGGCATGGCCGCCACCGGCCTCACCGGCGCCCACGTCATGGACCTCGGCGGACACGACGTACCCGGGCTCCTCGCCGCCCTGGAGGAGGACGGCGACCTGCCGCTGCGCCTGCGCCTCGCGCCCTGGTGCATGCCGGGCGCCACCGAGGAGGAGCTGGACGGTTTCGTACGCCTCCAGGAGCGGGCCGGCCGGTTGTGGCGGATCGGCGGCGTGAAGTTCTTCATGGACGGCACCGTCGAGGGCGGCACCGCCTGGCTGGAGCACGCCGACTGCCACGGCCAGGGCACCGACGCCTTCTGGCCCGACCCGGCCGCGTACTCCGCCGCCGTACGCCACCTCCACCGCGCCGGGGTCGGCACCGCCACCCACGCGATCGGCGACGCCGCCGTCCGGCACGTTCTCGACACCGTGGAAGGCCTCGGCGCGGGCGGTCCCCGGCACCGGATCGAGCACATCGAGACGGTCCCCGACGACCAGCTCGGCCGCTTCGCCGCGCTCGGGGTCGTCGCCTCCATGCAGCCGCCGCACACCGCGTACACCCGTGCCGACCACACCGACGAGTGGTCCAAGCGGCTCGGCGAGGCGCGGTCGGCCCGCGCCTGGCGCTGCCGCGACCTGCGGGAGGCCGGGGCGCACCTCGCTCTCGGCTCCGACTGGCCCATCGCCCACCACGACGCCCGTCAGGTCCTCGCGACCGCCCGGGCCCCGCGCGGCGCGGCCTCGGCCCGGCACGGTCTGACCGGCCTGATGGCCCTGGAGGGCATGACGACGCACGCGGCGGTCGCGGCGGGGGAGGAGACGGTCGCCGGCCGGATCGCCCCGGGCTTCCGGGCCGACCTCACGGCCTTCGCCGTGGACCCGGTGGAGGCCCCGGCGGACGAGGTCGAAAAGACGGCGATCCGGCTCACCGTCACCGGTGGCCGGATCGCGTACAGGCAGGACTGA